CTGGCGGTGTTCAGAGGGGATCGACCCGGCCAGGACGGGCGGTGCATGCGGAGGACGCCCGCAGGACGGCGGGCTCTCTCCGGAAGCCACCGGCATGACGGCCGGTGGGCCGGGGATCGACGCCCGTCGCCCGACCGGCCGACCTGCCCACCTGCCCATCTGCCGACCCGCCGACTGCCCATCTGCCAAATGCCCATCTGCCCATCTGCCCACCTGCCTATCTGCCGACCTGCCCATCTGCCGAATACCTGAAACATCGTGCTTCCGTGGAGGTGCCCTTTCCGCTCTCCATCTCACTTCTCACCTCCCGAACGGCTCTGATAATCTGGGGTCTCCTGTAGAGTCGGCGGCATGATGCGGGGCGTGCGTGATTTTCCGGTCGAGGCCTTTCGGGACGCCCTCCGGGCATGGTTTCAGGCGAATGCCCGGGACCTGCCGTGGCGGCGGTCCCGGGACCCCTACCGCGTGTGGGTCTCCGAGGTCATGCTCCAGCAGACGCGGGTCGAGACGGTCCGGACTTACTATGAGCGCTTCATTCGCCGATTCCCCGACGTCGAGGCCCTGGCGGCCGCCGAGCTGGCCGAGGTCCTGCGCTACTGGCAGGGCCTGGGCTACTACCGCCGGGCCCGCCACCTTCACGCGGCGGCCCGCCGGATCGTCCGGGACCGGGCCGGTCGATGGCCGCAGACGGTCCAGGAGTGGCTCGCCCTGCCGGGGGTCGGCCCTTACATGGCCCGGGCGGTCGCCAGCATCGCCTTCGGCGTGCCGACGGGCGTCGTCGACGGCAACGTCCGCCGCGTGTTGGCACGGCTGGGGGGCCTCAAACAGCCGGCCGTTCGAGACCTGCAGGCTTGGGCCGACGGCCTGGTCGACCCGCGGGACCCCGGCATGTTCAATCAGGCGATGATGGAGCTGGGGGCCACGGTTTGCACGCCTGTACGGCCCCGGTGCGGGGACTGTCCGGTCCGGACCTTCTGCCGGGGCTTCTCGACGGGTCGGCCCGAACAGTTCCCGACCCCCGTGCGGAGGGCGGAGCCGCCGGAAGAGCGGTGGTGGGTCGTCCTGTGGAGCCACCGGGGCCGCTGGCTCCTCGGCCACAAGCGGGACGGCCTCCTGCAGGACATGTGGCTGTTCCCGATGTGGCCCGAACGGACGGGCGATGTCGAGACGGACGTCCTGACGTTCTGGTCGCCGCCGGACCTCCGGGCGGCCGCCGACGTCCTCCGACCCCTGGCGCCTGTCGTTCACGAATTCACCCACCGACGCTGGCGGCTCCGGCCCGTCTGGATTCCGTGGCCGGACGGGTGGGACCCCCCGTCGGTCGACGGGGTCATGGCCTCGACCGGGATGTTCCAAAGCTGGCAGTGGTTTCCCCAGGCCTACCTCCGGCGGATTCCCATTCCCCGGGCCCACCGGAAGGTCCTGGCCGCCTTGGCCCGGCCGGTCCTCCGACCGATGACCGGATGAGGCCTCAGGCGACCAGGCTTCGGTCGGCGGACGGGCAGGTCGGCGATTGGTCGGATTCACTTCGTCCCCGGGGGCGGTCGCACCCGCTATCCCGTGGACCTTAAAATAGAAGCGGATTGCATCGAGGAGACGCCTATGAGCGGCGGACGTTCGGTAGGCTCCCTGCGGACGGCGACGGGCCACGCGCCGCTTGCTATGCGCCGCTCGTCGTTCGCCCCTCGCCATTCGCCCCTCGCCGCTCGCGCCTCGCCGGCGACGGCGGTCTTCCTCCTGATGGCCTGGACGGCCTGGGCCGGGGAGGTCGGCCAGGTCCGGGGTCGGGTCCTCCTGGAATCGGACCGGTCGCCCCTGCCGGGCGCCACGGTCCGGGTCGAGCGCACGCCCTGGGTCGCCGTCAGCGACGAACGGGGCGAGTTCGCCTTCCTGGCCGTGGCGCCGGGCGTGTACACGGTGACCTGTACGCTGGAGGGCTTTGTGCCCTATCAGGTCACGGACGTCGTCGTCCGGGCCGATTCGGTGACGGAGGTCACGTGTCTCATGCGTCTGGCCGGGGCGTCCGTCGTCGAGGTTTACGGGGTCCGGCCCGTGGACCCGACGAATCCGGCGACCTACCACGTCATCACCCGCCAGCAGTCGAAGGCCTCCATCCCGCCGGACATCTTCAGTCAGGCGAAGCTCATCCCCGGCGTCGTTCAGAACGGAGAAATCCTGGACTACGTCTTCATCCGGGGCACGCCCCAGCGGGCGACGGCCCTGAGCGTCGAGGGCCTGGACGCCCGGAATGCCGTCCACATGACGACGGGCGTACCCGTCTTTGCGAAGGGTGCCCTCGAGAGCATCGAGGTCGTCACGGGAAGCATGGCGCCTGAATACGGCAACGCCATCGGCGGCGTCCTCAACACGGTCGTCTCGGGCGGCGAGGGCGAGCGGGGATTTTACGGCGACGTGGCCTTCACCTCGACGGACGCCGCCTTCTTCGACCGGCCCTCCCGTCAGCGAGACCAGCGCCTGCTCCAGACTGAAGTCGGTTGGAATCCCGGCGAGCGGTGGGGCCTGAAGCTAGCCTTCGCCGACTACGGCGGCAACGCCATGCCCTGGACGTACCAGGTCAACGAGGACTTTGTGGACTTTTACGACTTCTGGCTGATCGGCCGGTGGCAACCCTCGGCCCGGAGCCGCTGGAAGGTCGTCTACGAGCGGGCCCGGGGGACCGTCCGATTTCATTCGGGTCCGACCCAGGAGGGCCAGGTCGTGCCGAGGCTCTTCTGGCAGACGCGGCCCCACGAGAACGACACTTTCCTCCTGACCTGGTACGGCCAGGTCGGGTCTCAGACGGTCCTGTCCTGGCAGGCCGGTTACCTGCGGACCTTGGACGGGTCGGCCCCGACGTTCGACGGCGACCGACAGTACCTGACGCGGGACCAGGTCGTCGAAAACGCCCTCCGGAGCGGCGGGGAGCGGCGTCTGTGGGACTACTGGCCGGAGATCACCTTCTACGAGTCCCGTCGGTACCAATCCCGATTTTCCGTAGAGACCCTCCGATGGCCGGGCCACGACGTCAAGACGGTCCTGGACGTGCAGTACCTGCAGATCCCGGACGGCTACTACTGGAACGCTCAGCCCGTCTGGGCGGCCGCCGTCCTCGGCTGTCCGGGCGGCCCGCAGTGTCCCCTCCCGGCACCCGTTCAGCCCCGGAACCTCCTGCTCGGCGTCGATTACGCCGGGAGCGGTCTTCAGGTCGGATGGGCCGTCCAGGACTTCTGGACGCTTCGGCCCGGCCTGCGGTGGATGTACGGCCTGCGAGTCGACTACTGGTCGTACATGGAGTCCCGATGGGCCGTGAGCCCCCGGACGAGCCTGATCTGGGAGCCCCGGCCGGGGACGGTCCTGAAGTTCAGCGTCGGCCTCTTTGCCCAGCCGGTCCCCCCGGCGGCGGCCTTCCTGCGGGAGCAGTCCTTCGGCCTGCCCATCAGCTTTGCGGTCCTCAGCGGTCTGTTTCCCGAACTCGTCGGGCCGACGGCCATCTGGACCCGGTCCTACGTGGTGGACGCCTCGGCCTGCCGGTCGGGCCTCCTGCGGGGCGACCTGTCGGCCTGTCGGACGGCCCGGACGGACATGAAGCCCGAAAGGGCCTGGCACCTGGAGATAGAGTTCGGCCAGGCCCTAAGCCCGGGATGGGTCCTTCGAGTCAATCCCTACTATCGCCGCCTGTGGGACATGCTGTTCAACGGCCGGGGTTTCACCCATCCGGCGGGCCAGAACGTCGGCGACCGGTGGCCTCCGGCTTTGGTCAACGGCGGTCGGGGTCGGGCGTACGGCGTCGAGGTCAGCCTCTTGAAGACGCAGGGCGCCCTCCGGGGATGGGTCTCTTACAGCTATGCCGTCGCCGAGGGCACCTTTCCGTCGGCCGACTACCGGGGCGGCGGCCTCCTCGTCGGGGACTTCCGGCCCCTGAACTTTGACGTCCGCCACCAAGTCCAGGTCAGCCTCGACTGGTCGACGGCCTGGGCCGGCGGCCTCTCCGTGAATACGGGCCTCCAGTGGAATACGGGCTACCCGACGACCCGGCGGTACTGGCGGCTGTGGACCTGCCAGTACGACCGCCTGGGCCTCCCGCCGCCGGGGGCCCTGCCCATCGGTCCGGCCGGCTGTATTTACGTCCCCGACATCGACCCGGCGACGGGCCTCCAGCGGCAGGGCCTGTTTAACGCCGAGCGTATGCCGGCCCTTCTCAAATGGGACCTGAAGGTCGAAAAGACCCTCCTGCGTCATGGACCCGCCCGGCTCCATGCGGTCCTCCAGGTCGACAACGTCCTGAATCGGAAGAACTACGGGACCTGGACGACGGAGCAGAACTCCTACCGGGAAATCGATGCCGAGACGGGTCAGGTCATCTCCGAGGGTGCCCGCCTGGCGGACCGCCGGTTCCAGCTCGGCCTGCGGCTGACGTGGTAAAGGCCCGACGTCAGGTCCTGAGCGTTCAGGGTCGGATGGGCAGAAGGATGAACCGATCGAAGGGAACGCTGTCTGCCGTTGAACGGGCCCGTCAGTGGGGGATCGACCTCTCGCTCGTCGAGGTCCAGCCGGTGCAGGACATCGCCGACCGGGTGACCGAGGCCGTCCGGAGCTATGCGTCGGCCCGGCGGCTCGGAGGTCCATCCATTCATGCTCATGACAGACGCTGGGCCCATCGACCTCCTCGGTGAGGTGGTGGGCCTCGGGGACTACGGAAAAGCCTTGGCTTACTCGGAAGAGAAACAGTGGTCGGGACGGGTCGTCTACGTGTTGACGCTGGAGGGTCTGATCCTTTCGAAGCGGGCGCTCGGTCGGCCCAAGGACCTGCTTCACCTGCAGGAGTGAGAAGCCCTGCGGGAGCTCCGCCGGTGTAAGGGCCCGGGCGAGTCGGAAGCCGAATAGAGGGGGGTCGCATGCGCTACCGAACCCTGAATCAGTACTTCCGGGAGCGTTTCGGCGAGCGGGTCCAGCGGATCTCCGTCGATGCCGGGTTTAACTGCCCGAATCGGGACGGCCGCGTCGCTTACGGCGGGTGTACGTTCTGCAACAACGACACGTTCAACTTCTCGCCGAAGATTCCCCTGCGGGACCAAATCCGGCAGGGCATCGAGCGGGCCGAACGGCGGTATGGCGCCCGTAAGTTCATGCT
Above is a genomic segment from bacterium HR11 containing:
- the mutY gene encoding Adenine DNA glycosylase, encoding MMRGVRDFPVEAFRDALRAWFQANARDLPWRRSRDPYRVWVSEVMLQQTRVETVRTYYERFIRRFPDVEALAAAELAEVLRYWQGLGYYRRARHLHAAARRIVRDRAGRWPQTVQEWLALPGVGPYMARAVASIAFGVPTGVVDGNVRRVLARLGGLKQPAVRDLQAWADGLVDPRDPGMFNQAMMELGATVCTPVRPRCGDCPVRTFCRGFSTGRPEQFPTPVRRAEPPEERWWVVLWSHRGRWLLGHKRDGLLQDMWLFPMWPERTGDVETDVLTFWSPPDLRAAADVLRPLAPVVHEFTHRRWRLRPVWIPWPDGWDPPSVDGVMASTGMFQSWQWFPQAYLRRIPIPRAHRKVLAALARPVLRPMTG
- the btuB gene encoding Vitamin B12 transporter BtuB gives rise to the protein MSGGRSVGSLRTATGHAPLAMRRSSFAPRHSPLAARASPATAVFLLMAWTAWAGEVGQVRGRVLLESDRSPLPGATVRVERTPWVAVSDERGEFAFLAVAPGVYTVTCTLEGFVPYQVTDVVVRADSVTEVTCLMRLAGASVVEVYGVRPVDPTNPATYHVITRQQSKASIPPDIFSQAKLIPGVVQNGEILDYVFIRGTPQRATALSVEGLDARNAVHMTTGVPVFAKGALESIEVVTGSMAPEYGNAIGGVLNTVVSGGEGERGFYGDVAFTSTDAAFFDRPSRQRDQRLLQTEVGWNPGERWGLKLAFADYGGNAMPWTYQVNEDFVDFYDFWLIGRWQPSARSRWKVVYERARGTVRFHSGPTQEGQVVPRLFWQTRPHENDTFLLTWYGQVGSQTVLSWQAGYLRTLDGSAPTFDGDRQYLTRDQVVENALRSGGERRLWDYWPEITFYESRRYQSRFSVETLRWPGHDVKTVLDVQYLQIPDGYYWNAQPVWAAAVLGCPGGPQCPLPAPVQPRNLLLGVDYAGSGLQVGWAVQDFWTLRPGLRWMYGLRVDYWSYMESRWAVSPRTSLIWEPRPGTVLKFSVGLFAQPVPPAAAFLREQSFGLPISFAVLSGLFPELVGPTAIWTRSYVVDASACRSGLLRGDLSACRTARTDMKPERAWHLEIEFGQALSPGWVLRVNPYYRRLWDMLFNGRGFTHPAGQNVGDRWPPALVNGGRGRAYGVEVSLLKTQGALRGWVSYSYAVAEGTFPSADYRGGGLLVGDFRPLNFDVRHQVQVSLDWSTAWAGGLSVNTGLQWNTGYPTTRRYWRLWTCQYDRLGLPPPGALPIGPAGCIYVPDIDPATGLQRQGLFNAERMPALLKWDLKVEKTLLRHGPARLHAVLQVDNVLNRKNYGTWTTEQNSYREIDAETGQVISEGARLADRRFQLGLRLTW